CAGGCCCCGCGACTGCCACTTCGCGGACTCGCCTTTGTGGGACGCGTAACCCCGGATGATTCCCCCCACCAGGCCCAGCGCGACGTGGAAAAAGGCCGCGATCAGTGTCAACACCAGCCCCAGCGTCACGATTTGCTGTGCGACCGGAGAACTGCCCCGAACAACGAACTGCGGCAAAAACACCATGAAGAACAGCAGCGCTTTCGGGTTGAGCAAAGAGTTCAGCATCGCACGTATGAACACCGACATCAGCGAGGCCTGGATGGCGGAGTGGAGTGGAAGTCCGGCACGAACCCGTATGGCCTTCCAGGCCATCCAGAGCAGATAGAACGCACCGGTCCAGCGGATCAGGTCGAACGACGGTGGCCACTGCGCTATTGCGGCCGTGAGACCGGCTGCGGTGAGCGCGGTCAATACGAGGTCAGCTGCGCCAATTCCCAATGCAGCAACGACGCCGCCACGCCAGCCGTAGCTCGCGCCGTGCGCAATCACGAAGGCCATGTTGGGGCCGGGAGACATCAGCAACAGCAACACCGCCCCCGCAAACAGCAGTAGCGTCGATGGCTCTACCATGTGTGCTCCAGATCGCCGCGATAGACGATGTGAAGCTTGTTGCCATCAGGGTCTCGAAGGTAGGCACCGTAGTAGCCCTCGCCATACCAGGGCCGCTC
The window above is part of the Pseudomonas sp. B21-048 genome. Proteins encoded here:
- a CDS encoding LysE family translocator, giving the protein MVEPSTLLLFAGAVLLLLMSPGPNMAFVIAHGASYGWRGGVVAALGIGAADLVLTALTAAGLTAAIAQWPPSFDLIRWTGAFYLLWMAWKAIRVRAGLPLHSAIQASLMSVFIRAMLNSLLNPKALLFFMVFLPQFVVRGSSPVAQQIVTLGLVLTLIAAFFHVALGLVGGIIRGYASHKGESAKWQSRGLAFVLVLLAVRLAFTSRPA